A stretch of Prionailurus bengalensis isolate Pbe53 chromosome E4, Fcat_Pben_1.1_paternal_pri, whole genome shotgun sequence DNA encodes these proteins:
- the ALDH9A1 gene encoding 4-trimethylaminobutyraldehyde dehydrogenase — protein MFFRGGLVAFSPCVRALRPGPVAAMNTGSFVVSQPLNYRGGARVEPVDASGTEKAFEPATGRVIATFACSGEKEVNLAVQDAKAAFKIWSQKSGMERCRVLLEAARIIRERRDEIATMETINNGKSIFEARWDIDTSWQCLEYYAGLAGSMAGEHIQLPGGSFGYTRREPLGVCVGIGAWNYPFQIACWKSAPALACGNAMVFKPSPFTPVSVLLLAEIYTEAGVPPGLFNVVQGGAATGQFLCLHRDVAKVSFTGSVPTGSKIMETVAKGIKPITLELGGKSPLIIFSDCDLENAVKGALMANFLTQGEVCCNGTRVFVQKEILEKFTKEVVKRTQGIKIGDPLLEGTRMGPLINRPHLERVLGFIKLAKEQGAKVLCGGDVYVPEDPKLKDGYYMRPCVLTDCRDDMTCVREEIFGPVMSILSFDTEAEVLERANNTTFGLAAGVFTRDIQRAHRVVAGLQAGMCFINNYNVSPVELPFGGYKKSGFGRENGRVTIEYYSQLKTVCVEMGDVESAF, from the exons ATGTTTTTCCGAGGGGGCCTGGTCGCCTTCTCGCCTTGTGTGCGCGCCCTTCGGCCTGGTCCTGTCGCGGCCATGAACACTGGCAGTTTCGTTGTGTCGCAGCCGCTCAATTACCGTGGCGGGGCCCGCGTGGAACCGGTGGACGCCTCCGGCACCGAGAAGGCGTTCGAGCCTGCAACCG GCCGAGTGATCGCTACCTTCGCGTGCTcaggagagaaggaagtaaaCTTGGCTGTCCAGGATGCAAAGGCTGCCTTTAAAATATGGAGTCAGAAATCTGGCATGGAGCGTTGTCGAGTTCTTTTGGAGGCTGCCAGGATAATAAGG GAACGGAGGGATGAAATCGCCACCATGGAGACCATCAACAATGGAAAGTCCATCTTCGAGGCCCGCTGGGACATCGACACCTCCTGGCAGTGCCTGGAGTACTACGCGGGCTTGGCTGGATCCATGGCTG GTGAACACATCCAGCTCCCAGGCGGATCCTTTGGTTATACCAGAAGAGAACCACTTGGCGTATGCGTGGGAATAGGCGCCTGGAACTACCCCTTCCAGATCGCCTGCTGGAAGTCTGCTCCCGCGTTAGCGTGTG GTAACGCCATGGTCTTCAAACCCTCTCCCTTCACGCCGGTGTCTGTGCTGCTGCTGGCTGAAATCTACACGGAGGCCGGCGTGCCCCCTGGGCTCTTCAACGTGGTGCAAGGAGGGGCCGCCACGGGCCAGTTTCTGTGTCTGCATCGTGATGTGGCCAAAGTCTCCTTCACTGGGAGTGTGCCCACTGGCTCGAAG ATCATGGAGACGGTAGCTAAAGGAATCAAACCCATTACCTTGGAGCTGGGAGGCAAATCTCCCCTGATCATCTTCTCCGATTGTGACCTGGAGAACGCCGTGAAGGGAGCGCTGATGGCCAACTTCCTCACGCAAGGCGAG GTTTGTTGTAATGGCACAAGAGTATTTGTGCAAAAGGAAATTCTCGAGAAATTTACAAAGGAAGTGGTGAAACGGACGCAGGGGATAAAAATTGGAGATCCCCTTCTGGAAGGTACAAGGATGGGCCCCCTCATCAACCGCCCACACCTGGAGCGAGTCCTTGGGTTTATTAAGCTGGCAAAAGAGCAG GGTGCTAAAGTGCTGTGCGGTGGAGACGTCTACGTACCTGAAGATCCCAAGTTAAAGGATGGTTATTACATGAGACCTTGCGTGTTGA CCGATTGCAGAGACGATATGACCTGTGTGAGAGAAGAGATCTTTGGACCAGTTATGTCCATTTTATCATTTGACACTGAAGCTGAGGTTCTGGAAAGAGCCAACAATACCACTTTTGGCCTGGCGGCTGGTGTCTTTACCAG ggACATCCAGCGTGCCCACAGGGTGGTGGCCGGGCTGCAGGCAGGGATGTGCTTCATTAACAACTACAACGTCAGCCCGGTGGAGCTGCCCTTCGGTGGATACAAGAAGTCAG ggTTCGGCAGGGAGAATGGCCGCGTGACAATTGAGTACTATTCACAGCTGAAGACCGTGTGTGTGGAAATGGGTGACGTGGAATCTGCCTTTTGA